Within the Streptomyces sp. NBC_00353 genome, the region GGACGACGGGGACTGGGTCGGTGAGTCCGACGACTATGTCTTCAGCGTCGTCGAGGACAGCGGCGACAGCGACACCGGCGAGGTCGGTGAGACCGACGAGTACGGAGACACCGACGAGTACGGCGACACGGACGAGTACGGAGAGAGCGACGAGTACGGCGACACCGACGATTTCGGTGAGACCGGTGATTTCGGTGAGGCCTCCGGCATCGGCGGGAACGGTGATGTGGGGGGCGCCGGCGATGTGGCGGGGAGCGGGGACCCCGGCCGGGACACCGCTCGCGACGGAACCGGAACCGGCCCCCGGGACAACGCCACCGGAGCAGTCGGCGGCACCGGTGACACCGCTGCCATCGGCGGCGTCGACGGCGGCGGAGGCGTCGGTGGTACGCCGACCCCGCCGGCCTCCGGGCGCGTCCCGGATTCCGGACGGGCCCCGCAGGACCGTCCCGAGCTCGCCATGACCGGCCGGACGTCGACCGTCCCCTGGCTCACGCTCCTCACCGCCGGGTCCCTGCTGCTCAGCGGCGCCGTCGCCATCGCGTGGTCCCGGCGGCTGCGCCACGCCCGTCGCTGACCTGCGGCGCCGCACCATTCACCGGTGTTCATGTCCGTCTGCCACCATCGGGGCGTGGACTACCTGCTCGACCAGGCACCTGGCGCACCGATCCGCTCCGGCATTCCGGAGCACGGCCGTATCCCCAAGTACTACGCCGTGAAGGCTCATGTCTCGCTCCTCATCGAGGAGTTGGGCGAGGGCGGCATGCTGCCCACCGAGCGTGACCTTGCCGTCCGCTACGAAGTCTCGCGCGAGACAGTGCGTCAGGCACTGCGCGAACTGCTGCTGGAGGGCCGGCTCGCCCGTCAGGGCCGCGGCACCGTCGTCGCGGGTCCCAAGCTGGAGCAGCCGCTCTCCCTCGCCAGCTATACGGAGGGGGTGCGCCGCCAGGGGCGGACCCCGGGCCGTCATCTCATCGGTCTGGAAAAGTTCCCCTGCACCGCCGCACTCGCCGCCGAGACCGGCGTCGAGCAGGGCGAACCGATCTGGCACCTGGAGCGCGTCCTGCTCGCCGACGACGACCGGGTCGGCCTGGAGAGCACGTACGTCTCCGTCGCCCGCGTACCGGACCTGGACACCGAGTTCGACCCCGACTCCTCCTTCTACGCCTACCTCCGCGACCGGCTCGGTATCTCGTTCGGCGATGCGGACGAGCGGATCGAGACGGTGCTCGCCACCCCGCGCGAGGCGCTGCTGATCGGTACGCCGCCCGCGCTGCCCATGCTGCTGCTCCACCGGATCTCGCGGGACGCGAGCGGGCAGCCGCTGGAACGCGTACGCACCCTCTTCCGCGGCGACCGGTTCTCCTTCACCGCTCACCTGGGCACGCGCGGCTGACACCGCAGACCGGCGATCGACTTGCATCGATAACGGCAACATAACGGGTCTAGGCCAACCTTGAGGCCCAGTTCACCCTCCCGTCGCCGTACCGATCCGAACGGGCCACCCGCCCCAAGCAGCGTTGCCGTCGTGAGAGTCATCGTCGTAGGAGCCGGCGTGGTGGGAACCATGCACGCCTGGCACGCAGTGAACCGCGGCCACGAGGTCGTACAGATCGAGCGCGAGAGCGAGGCACGCGGAGCATCGCTCCGCAATTTCGGACAGATCTGGGTCAGTGGCCGGGCCGGCGGCGAAGAGCTGGAGACCGCCCTCCGCGCCCGCGAGCTGTGGGAGGGCATCGGGGAGCAGGTCCCCGGCCTGGGCTTCCGGCCCTGCGGTTCGCTGACACCGCTCCGCACCGAGCTGGAGATCGCCGTCGCCGAGGCGGCGGTGGCCCGCCCCGACGCTGCGGCCCGCGGCTACCAGCTGCTCACGGCCGACGAGGCCCGCGCCGTCAACCCCGCGCTCCGCGGCGACTTCGTCGCCGCGCTGTGGTGCGAGCGGGACGCCGCCGTCGAGCCGCGCACCGCTCAACTGGCTTTGAAACAGGCGCTGTTGGCGTCAGGCAGGTACACCTTCCTCGGCGGCCGTGAGGTCCGCGAGGTGGTCGGCGCGGCGTCCGTGCGCGACGACCACGGTGACGTGCACACCGGCGACGCCGTCGTCCTGTGCACCGGCGCCTGGCTCGGCGGCCTCGTGCGCGAGCTGGCCGGTCCCGATCTGCCGGTGCGCCGCGTCCGCCTCCAGATGATGCAGACCGACCCGCTCGGCGAAGCGCTCACCACCTCCGTCGCCGACGCCGACAGCTTCCGCTACTACCCGGCGTACCGGAGCGAGGCGCTCGACGCCCTCAACGCCGGGCAGGCGCAGGCGCCGACCGCGGCCGAGCACAGGATGCAGCTGCTGATGGTGCAACGCCGGGACGGCGGACTGACCATCGGCGACACCCACGAGTACGAGCACCCGTTCTCCTTCGACGTCGTCGAGGAGCCGTACGAACACCTCACCCGGGTCGTCGAGTCCTTCCTCGGCCGCCCGCTGCCGAGGATCCGGCACCGCTGGGCCGGGGTCTACGCCCAGTGCACCGACACCGGCCGCGTCGTCCACCGCCAGCAGGTGAGGGACGGCGTCTGGCTGGTCACCGGGCCGGGCGGCCGCGGTATGACCTGCTCGCCCGCCATCGCCGAAACGACCGCCGACGAACTGGACTGGTGAAGAAGTTGAGCAACTCGCAGAAGAACGACCGGAAGAACGACCGGAAGAACGACCTGGAGAACGAGCAGAGGAGCAGGCTCAATCTGGTCGTCCTCGACATGGCCGGGACCACCGTCGCCGACGGCGGCCTCGTCGAGCAGGCCTTCGCCGCCGCCGCACAGCGCCTCGGCGTGCAGCCCGGCTCCGCCGACCACACCGAGAAACTCCACTACGTGCGCGCCACCATGGGCGAGTCCAAGATCTCCGTCTTCCGCCACCTCTTCGGCGACGAGGACCGGGCTCAGCAGGCCAACCTCGCGTTCGAGGAGGCGTACGGGGAGCTGGTCGACGGCGGCCGTATCGCGCCGGTGCCCGGCGCCCGCGAAGCCATCGAGCGGCTCACGGAAGAGGGCCGGACCGTGGCCCTCTCCACCGGTTTCGCCCGCACCACCCAGGATGCGATCCTCGCCGCGCTCGGCTGGCAGGACCTGGTGCCGCTGACCCTCTGCCCCGCCGACGCGGGCGGCCGCGGCCGCCCCTACCCGGACATGGTCCTCGCCGCGTTCCTGCGCACCGGAGCGGTGGACGGCGTCCAGCAGATCGTGGTCGCGGGGGACA harbors:
- a CDS encoding GntR family transcriptional regulator is translated as MDYLLDQAPGAPIRSGIPEHGRIPKYYAVKAHVSLLIEELGEGGMLPTERDLAVRYEVSRETVRQALRELLLEGRLARQGRGTVVAGPKLEQPLSLASYTEGVRRQGRTPGRHLIGLEKFPCTAALAAETGVEQGEPIWHLERVLLADDDRVGLESTYVSVARVPDLDTEFDPDSSFYAYLRDRLGISFGDADERIETVLATPREALLIGTPPALPMLLLHRISRDASGQPLERVRTLFRGDRFSFTAHLGTRG
- a CDS encoding phosphonatase-like hydrolase, producing MENEQRSRLNLVVLDMAGTTVADGGLVEQAFAAAAQRLGVQPGSADHTEKLHYVRATMGESKISVFRHLFGDEDRAQQANLAFEEAYGELVDGGRIAPVPGAREAIERLTEEGRTVALSTGFARTTQDAILAALGWQDLVPLTLCPADAGGRGRPYPDMVLAAFLRTGAVDGVQQIVVAGDTSYDMLSGVRSGAGIVAGVLTGAHDKDQLERNGATHVLGSVAELPDLIARAEA
- a CDS encoding TIGR03364 family FAD-dependent oxidoreductase, translating into MRVIVVGAGVVGTMHAWHAVNRGHEVVQIERESEARGASLRNFGQIWVSGRAGGEELETALRARELWEGIGEQVPGLGFRPCGSLTPLRTELEIAVAEAAVARPDAAARGYQLLTADEARAVNPALRGDFVAALWCERDAAVEPRTAQLALKQALLASGRYTFLGGREVREVVGAASVRDDHGDVHTGDAVVLCTGAWLGGLVRELAGPDLPVRRVRLQMMQTDPLGEALTTSVADADSFRYYPAYRSEALDALNAGQAQAPTAAEHRMQLLMVQRRDGGLTIGDTHEYEHPFSFDVVEEPYEHLTRVVESFLGRPLPRIRHRWAGVYAQCTDTGRVVHRQQVRDGVWLVTGPGGRGMTCSPAIAETTADELDW